GTAATCTGTTCCACTCTCGACTTGGATGGCCTTGTCTTCTAGGCTGCATTAATTCATCATCATCCcactttctgtttttcatgGCATGATTGTTCTTATCCGAAAAACTTGACCAGGAATCCCTTGCTTGAGGTTGAAATCCTGAATCTCTATTCATCATGTTTTTCGCCAGGAATTTATCCCTTCTGGGTCTTTCTTCAGAACGGAAAATGTTTGAACGTATATTTCGGTTGAAGAATTGGTCATCCCTGCCATCATAAGAAGAAACACTGCCATCATAAGCATGATGGCTTCTATGTGCTGGGGACTTTGACATATCTCTAGGTGCACCACTAAACTCAGAGCTGGGGTTGAACTCTGTATTTTCAAATGTATCAGGAGACATTACATGATCAAAGCCATTCGGAACATGATTCTGAGGTTCCTCCAGTTGTTCATTAGGAGAAGATCTAAGGGAATCTGATGATACGCTTTTCCTTGCAGGCATATGCGCAGTAACTATTGAACTACTTCCCCTTGTAGCCTCTGGATGGACAGTACTTGAGCTCCTGACAGCAGAATCAATCTCTTTGTTGATGCCTATTTCCACATTTTTTTCTGATAAAGCTAAACTCTCATCATTCATTGATACTGCTGAACCTGCTCGTGTTATTGGTAATGAGTCCTTAACTTCATTATGAGCATGCTCAGTTGATGAACAGATTTCATTGGAAACTTCAAGTTGATGTTGCTCACTATCAAAATCACGAGAATCATTTAGATCACTCTGATTGTTGTGTTCTTCGTTTGGTAAGTTTGCATCTCCAAGCTGCTTATGATCACAGTTTTCAGAAGACGTATCAGGATACCTCCCATTGGTTGGATTTGAAGTCCATTCTCCTGTGTCTGGAAGAACAGCATTATGACTTGAGCTGCCAAATTCTTTGTCTTCCGAAGACTTATCTTCACTCTTCTCATTGTTTTGCTCCGAGAAGCATTCTCCCGAGTCAGGGAAAGTAGCCTTAGGACTTAATCTGCCAAATACATTGCCTTCTGAAGACTTCCTCTgatctctctcatttttttggtctgaaaaaGATTCTCCCGATTCAGGAAAATTAGCCTTAGGACTTGAGCTGCTAGATTCATTGCCTTCTGAAGATTTGCTCTGATTCCTCTCATTGTTTTGGTCTGAAGAGCATTCTCCTGAGTCCGAAAGACACGCATTATGACTTGAGCTGCTAGGTTCTTTGTTTTCGGACGACTTATCTTCACTCTTCTCATTGTTTTGGCCCGAAAAGCATTCTCCTGAGTCGGGAAAATTAGCCTTAGGACTCGAGCTGCTAGATTTATTGCTTTCTGAAGATATACTCTGATCCCTTTCATTGCTTTGATCTGAAGAGCATTCTCCTGAGTCCGAAAGACTTGCATTATGACTTGAGCTGCTAGATTCTTTGCCTTCAGAAGATGTATCTGTACTCTTCTCCTTGTTTTGGTCCGGAAAGCATTCTCCCAAGTCAGGAAAAGTAGCCTTGGGAGAACTTTCGCTGCTAGATTCGTCGCCTTCTGAAGATTTTCTCTTATCACTCTCATTGTTTTGCTCTGAAGAACATTCTTCTGAGTCTGGAAGAGTTACATTATGACTTGAGCTGCTAGATTCCTTATCCTCAGAATACTTATCTGCATTCTTCTCATTGTTCCGGTCAGAAACGAATTCTCCCGAGTTGGGAAAAGTAGGCTTATCACTTTCGCTGCTAGATTCGTCGCCTTCTGAAGATTTTCTCTGATCGCTCTCATTGTTTTCCTCTGAAGAACATTCTTCTGACTCTGGAAGAGTTACATTACGACTTGAGCTGCTAGATTCCTTATCCTCAGAATACTTATCTTCATTCTTCTCGTTGTTTCGGTCAGAAACGCATTCTCCCGAGTTGGGAAAAGTAGGCTTATCACTGTCGCTGCTAGATTCGTTGCGCTCTAAAGACTTACTCTGATCCCTCTCATTGTTGTGGTCTGAAGAGCATTCTCCCGAGTCAGAAAGAGTTGCACTGCGACTTGAACTGTTGGATTCTCTATCTCCAGAAACGTGATCCAGTCCAATCCTCTGAGTTGCCATAGTCTCATTCGAGCAAGAGCTCATGCTTCTCATTCCATTTATTTGACTCTTTGCTGCATTCAGGAGGagaatttagaaaaataataccAATAATGAATTCAAAAACTTAGTAGCAAGATGTGAAAGTTATTATCTATAAAAAGGCAGATGAAAAAGAGGGAGCTCAATTACTCAGAAGAATGTTggtttataaaagaaagaaaaaaaatactcagAATGTTGAATCTATAGTACCTAGTAACTAATAAAGGGTCGATGCAATTGGCGTAACATGCTAATTCAATGTCTGAAGTTAAACATTTTAAGCAATCCAAGAACACAAATTAAGTCTTTTAATCTGTTATAATTTGAGAAAGTAATGACAAATATTTACgaaatcttttttaatttttggccaCAGAAAGATCTTTATCAACATGCTAGAGAATCTGTATGCTGAAATGAATTAAACAACAAATTAAGAAGATAGCTAGATTAATGAGATGATGATTTGCTTACCTTGGAGAGTGGCACCACATCCACCACATTTGTAGACCTGAAATTCTGGCAACTCTGGAAGAAGCTGCCGGCATTTAGGACATCTAACCAATCGAACTTTAGTGGTCAATTCAGGCGCCatccaaaaacaagaaacaaaaacttggGCTTCCAGCACAAAAGTCCCAAACTTAACAAACAGATTCAAGCATGACGATTAATTTGTccttgttgagaaaccatgaGGCTCAAACAACATCTGCAATgtaaacataaacaaaagatGAACATGGCATGCATCAGAACAAATGCTAAATCTCTAAAAAGAAAGGGTTTTTTAGATCCATGAAAGTAAAGGGTACCTCTAACAAGCCACAAgctaagaaattaaaaagacaaacatgAAATTCTGAATCACAATTCGAGCAAATTAAGGAAGCAGTACCTTTTGAACTGTAGTGAATATAATAAGAAgtaaacacagagagagatccaaaaaagagagatagaCAGAAGAGgaaatgaatttgttttatttaaaaaaagaagagtttGGGTTGTTTTTGGGTGAAGAAGGCAAAGGGAGGTGTTTGGCAAAATgtggaaaagagaaaatattggaaaaaaaacaaaatcttgtCTTTGGTGTTTACCAAGCTCAAAGCGTCAAAGTCTGAAAATGGGCAGCTCCCATGTCTGCTCTTGTAGCTAAAGCTttagtcttttttttcaaacataGGAATGAAGAGGATTGAGAAttggtcttcttctttttcgtaGTGAAGAAGCTTCCTGGTCAAACCACTGTTGACCGTGAGAAACACGGGAAGCTGAAGAccagagagaggagagagagagagagagggagttatgtgatatcGCCGCCGACCTTATTTAAAGAGTCAGTGTCGACGTGTCATctaagggagactttggaaaagcccaaaggagagagaaaaattttaaaagaagccgaaatggacaaaattgcccttatttattttttgatttcctaaagaatcttttacatttgcatgtctttggtttgaaagttgagaggtttttctgtcttttttgaaaaagctttggctttttccaaaagtaaaagtttttttatgggtaaaacctaaatttactaaaatttcaaatcaatTAATGAAGGCAACAAAAAGCTCTCGCCTTTCCCTGTTTAGTGTATTCGCATTTTGTTTGGCCAGAAAAGACCAACCACTATCCTTCCCTCTCTCCACCACGACCGTTATCTTTGGTCTTTGATCCATTTTCCAATATGCCAAAGTCAAGTCAACCACTCTTATCCCCTTTATTACCCtcttatttctctctctccccttaaGTAACCAATCAAAGGATGAGAAcggtaaaaagaaaagggtaaTAAAATCAGAATATGAAAGTATTTTTCAAGTGGTAGCTTCCCTTTATGTACATATGTCTCTGCATgtcatatattaaaaaatgaaacgaGAATATGGAAATATTTTTCGAGTGGGAGCCTCCTCTCTACATCTCTCATCATTTAACATATTAGaaaataagagaaagaaagaaaggtacAATAAAACGAAATTATGGAAATATTTCTTTAGTGGagcctcctctctctctctctctcctcctatTATTCTGGGTCTTTTTCTGGGAAATCAAAGGTAAATTTCACAATTAAAAAAGTCCCATATGCTAATAtagaaacccaacaaaaaactTCAAAGTCAACCTTGGAATTGTATGGGACTGTGGGCCATTACTTAGCTGTCACTGATACGTGGCATTCAGTGTGCAAGGTGGTACACATTTTTATATGCTACTCAGAGTAGGTATGTTTTTTGGGTGGGTCCAATTTTTGACTTTacgaataaaacaaaataattaaaaagaataattagGCTAATTTTCCCTCCCTCGTGCTGCCGCCGAGAAAACGACATCAGCCGCTCCCGCTTGGAACCTGGGCATCCCATTCCCATTCACAACGCTTTGGTCAGGGACATTACTGACATTTCAGCTCTGGTCAAACATGGTATCTTCCTGGTTTTgcccttttctcttttttctttctctcttcccaAGTTTCTGCTTTGTGTATGTCTTGTCGTCCTTCTTGATAATTCACAAATTATGGTCTTTACAGAAATTGCATTCAAAATTCCAAAGACGATTCTATTCTATGCCCTACCATTGGCGTTGGCGTTGGCATTGGCTTATGAGATCTCTAACTTTTACctcccttcttttcttttttttccaattatttTATAGAAGCTCACGCTAGACATTATCATTCAACTATCgtcatgttttttttcctttttaatatcGACTAGTAATAGCAAACAAAcaagcaaaataaatttaaaaagcttGCAATTCAAGTGATTAATTGCTTTGTTTGCACAGTGGTATTAGATTCGAGCATTTATCTATACACCGAGATCTTAAGTTCAATTCCTCCCtccaatatcatttgtattcaaaaataataataataagctaAACATATGGGACTTGCTTTTACATTTAGCTTAGGAGCTCACTAATTAAGTAATCTTgcatacaaatacaaatgtgtattaatataaacaattttttctttgggttgtGTTGTGTGATACAAGAAACCCTCAAATGCCCGCCACTGAGTTTTACATGCAATcaatttatataataattataagCATCACATAGGTAGGGATGACCAAGTCAAATCTAATTgccggaagaaaaaagaaagcgtAAAtgaataataacaataattccAATTCGGGAAACTTATGAAAAAGATGGAACAAAACTTCAAACATAAGAAACACAAACACATCATGCAAGAGAGACAAAGTGAGCCTCAGAAAACATACTTAAACTATCTTGGGAAATGATATTACCAATAACATAGCAACACAACTCGACTGTCTTGGGAAATTTTCTCTTGAAGATATCAAGAGTTGCTATAgcgttttcttatttaattttttaacaaggAGGTAAcaaagttgtaaaaaaatttgaataaatcgAAGGAAATATAAAAGCCAATACATTAAATTATGGtatatttggaaaacaaaaactagctTGTATGAGTAAAGAAAGTAACACATGTCataatgaaaaaagagaagattcAAAAAGAAGATTAGAGATAGGATGAATCTAATAGCTGTAGTAAGTTGTCGCTCACAGGTCCTCAAAAAGAGGTGCTCAGGTGAGCATTTCTGACTTGATCATTAatcgttttcaatttcaaatcgATGGGTCaacatttttccttttctttatatCAAATCTTCATATTTCATCATCTTTATGGTTCCTatcaaagaaataataatctttatgatttgaaattaatttgttcAAGGGGCAAGAAAATGTTTTTGCTCCCTATAATTCTTGATCCTTATGTTTTTTGTGAGAAATAAATCTACCTATATGTTTTTTTAGGTATGTATGCCTCTAGGTAAATTAGTAtacctccaaaaaaaaaaaaattggtagaTATTCATTTACCTAGTTCATTTGGTTGTTAGGatttgattggattggataacCATTAAGTTTAAGGTATGTTGAAGGAGGAAATGAAGGTAGATGTGaagtatttttcattttagggAGATTAGAAGAAATAATTTACAAGGTGTTGATATCCTATTAATTTGTGGGGATAAGTTTCCTTCATGAGTAATCCATCGTCTACTATCAACGTGGACAACATTTCATCATTTCCTCATTCAATATGCCTTACATATAGTGAGTTTTCCAAATCCCATCGTAAAATGaagtatttttcattttagggGGATTAAAAGAAGTAACTTATAATGTGTTAATATATCCTACCATTTTGTGAGGATTGCATGAGATAATAAGTTTCCTTCATGAGTAATGCATCTTCTATGTACCTTCAACTTGGACAACATTTCATCATTTTCCTCCTTCAACATGCGTTACATATAGTAAGttttccaatccaatccaattctagTTACCAAACATGGCCTTATGTCCTTAAGGATTGAAGTTTATCCTATCACTATACCATGTTAAATAGTAGCATACCTTCATACATTCTAGACATGAGAAGTGAGAAACAAagagaataataaaaatagagaTAATGTTGAAGAGAGTGTTTGTTGTGTTAGAAATGTTTTTCCTTAATGTTGGTGGAGATTTGTGGAAGGGTTGGCttaccaatttttttaaggatTCTCGTTATCAACGTGAGTGGTTTATGTAATTTGTTCTAAAAGTTCTTATTTTGTCTTGTTTGGTACCCATTTTGGGTCCCAATTAGCCATATAATATTGCACATATACAAATACGATACCTCTCACTCTATATGATTTGAACAATTAGCATCATTTTTTCCCTAGAATCTAAGATTAATACATAATATATTGCTTCAGATGGACAGAAAGTGGTTGTTTCTGATGTTGAGGTTGAGAGCTTGGATGGAGTCAAAGAAGATGCCAACAATTCCGAAGCCCCGGTTAGATTTTTGTACTCCTTTTCTTCTAAATCTCAATTTTGTTTcgttaaaatataaattagtcTAATCTACGGAAAAATTGTGCCAAATTAAAATGCCAGTCCAAAATGCAGTATAGCATAATTTATTCCACAATGCAGTTTTCAGAAATATTTCTTATTAATTGATTCATTCATGGCTCCAAAGGGAGACAATGTTTTAGTTTCAAGTAAAAAGCTGGAGAAGATATTTTGCATGAAAGGAGGCAAAGGAGAGTCCAGCTATGCCAACAATTCCAAAGCGCAGGTATAATTAATTACTCCATTATTCAAGATTTTCCcattctcttgttcaatttgcTTAATT
Above is a window of Prunus persica cultivar Lovell chromosome G2, Prunus_persica_NCBIv2, whole genome shotgun sequence DNA encoding:
- the LOC18785521 gene encoding uncharacterized protein LOC18785521, whose amino-acid sequence is MAPELTTKVRLVRCPKCRQLLPELPEFQVYKCGGCGATLQAKSQINGMRSMSSCSNETMATQRIGLDHVSGDRESNSSSRSATLSDSGECSSDHNNERDQSKSLERNESSSDSDKPTFPNSGECVSDRNNEKNEDKYSEDKESSSSSRNVTLPESEECSSEENNESDQRKSSEGDESSSESDKPTFPNSGEFVSDRNNEKNADKYSEDKESSSSSHNVTLPDSEECSSEQNNESDKRKSSEGDESSSESSPKATFPDLGECFPDQNKEKSTDTSSEGKESSSSSHNASLSDSGECSSDQSNERDQSISSESNKSSSSSPKANFPDSGECFSGQNNEKSEDKSSENKEPSSSSHNACLSDSGECSSDQNNERNQSKSSEGNESSSSSPKANFPESGESFSDQKNERDQRKSSEGNVFGRLSPKATFPDSGECFSEQNNEKSEDKSSEDKEFGSSSHNAVLPDTGEWTSNPTNGRYPDTSSENCDHKQLGDANLPNEEHNNQSDLNDSRDFDSEQHQLEVSNEICSSTEHAHNEVKDSLPITRAGSAVSMNDESLALSEKNVEIGINKEIDSAVRSSSTVHPEATRGSSSIVTAHMPARKSVSSDSLRSSPNEQLEEPQNHVPNGFDHVMSPDTFENTEFNPSSEFSGAPRDMSKSPAHRSHHAYDGSVSSYDGRDDQFFNRNIRSNIFRSEERPRRDKFLAKNMMNRDSGFQPQARDSWSSFSDKNNHAMKNRKWDDDELMQPRRQGHPSREWNRLQTDEYMSRVPFPRRLSQGGYAKGGPTAQFHDEYQRNSGYLSSDKSVGAEQDKMTLLRMVYELQDQVNNLNGKASGRVAGGATWKENRIPRIPRHCSYEASQEELFHDQNYQRYLRRHRAGSHYPPQHRKFMHIPYSSEATTSRHQVDPSYLHRGPQDWQCSAPLPLPVRCNNNGLCRVHPDHSCWTFYDKSSASSPERYVEPDLPLWGHETRSDDLRHTRHDMNKFFREKHHLAKRHFRPIAGGAPIITCYNCLKPLQIPADFLLFKRRCHKLRCGACSEVLKFSLLKRSHIVPYEQNAIAPPPSEVGDYNSAANGSNLASAPQPFDSQDTDPVSCSDDYGYGLSFRASSSTDGDPGTLAPSNSLRGNSDDRNMSHTSLDPRRETKELGLKQSQNKDKYPMETFVSARPSLSSEIEEVPPKSTSPLHRLMGYSSPSQVMRGSRSSLTGTSSYSKQR